A stretch of Flexivirga aerilata DNA encodes these proteins:
- a CDS encoding DUF3117 domain-containing protein has translation MAAMKPRTGDGPLEVTKEGRSILLRMPLEGGGRLVVEMNAEEAQALGDAIKGCIG, from the coding sequence ATGGCGGCTATGAAGCCGAGGACCGGAGACGGCCCGCTCGAGGTCACCAAGGAAGGCCGCAGCATCCTGCTGCGCATGCCGCTCGAGGGTGGTGGCCGCCTGGTGGTCGAGATGAACGCCGAGGAGGCCCAGGCGCTCGGCGACGCGATCAAGGGTTGCATCGGCTGA
- a CDS encoding zf-HC2 domain-containing protein, protein MISFGSRQQHQQHLGDAVAEYVDGKLNPAQEHRADLHLMICEHCRHAVQQEREIIAQLRSVSFDSGGHQQLMAGLLSLASAEPQAPGSPAAPAIPARRAPAVVTTSAPPQYQSARRSMACALAAVAGCVGVALVASTATGAASGPQPAQPGTGGNASARLVRQVPIDSAAPTRQASRPSAPLPLINQVAIKTTP, encoded by the coding sequence ATGATCAGCTTCGGCAGCCGGCAGCAGCACCAACAGCATCTCGGCGATGCCGTTGCCGAGTATGTCGACGGCAAGCTCAACCCCGCGCAGGAGCACCGGGCCGACCTGCACCTGATGATCTGCGAACACTGCCGCCACGCGGTGCAGCAGGAGCGCGAGATCATCGCCCAGCTGCGTTCGGTGAGCTTCGACTCCGGCGGTCACCAGCAGCTGATGGCCGGGCTGCTGTCGCTCGCGTCCGCCGAACCCCAGGCGCCGGGGTCACCCGCGGCCCCCGCCATACCCGCCCGGCGGGCGCCGGCTGTGGTCACCACCAGCGCCCCGCCGCAATATCAGTCGGCCCGCCGGTCGATGGCCTGCGCGCTGGCCGCGGTCGCCGGCTGCGTCGGCGTCGCCCTGGTCGCCTCGACGGCGACCGGCGCGGCGAGCGGCCCGCAGCCCGCGCAACCCGGCACCGGCGGCAACGCCTCCGCCCGGCTGGTGCGGCAGGTGCCGATCGACTCCGCCGCACCCACCCGGCAGGCAAGCCGCCCGAGCGCGCCGCTGCCGCTGATCAACCAGGTCGCGATCAAGACCACCCCCTGA
- a CDS encoding L,D-transpeptidase family protein, whose amino-acid sequence MSHIGRRQVVAGVAGAGALGALGLATAGHAEAAGRPTIQLGSTGSNVTYLQQRLNYVGYWCGGADGVFGAQTQQAVYALQKAWGLYRDAVVGPNTWGVVGSNQRRPARYGPGYRIEIDKARQLLLVVWGNSVRYTLNTSTGSNQPFYSWGRWYNGQTPSGSFSVFRKVNGWSNDALGSLYRPHFFNGAIAIHGATSIPPYNASHGCCRLSTSAQDMLIAGGYLTIGRSVAVF is encoded by the coding sequence ATGTCGCACATCGGACGACGCCAAGTGGTCGCCGGAGTCGCCGGCGCGGGCGCGCTCGGCGCGTTGGGCCTTGCCACCGCAGGTCATGCCGAAGCGGCCGGCCGGCCAACCATCCAGCTCGGCAGCACCGGCAGCAACGTCACCTATTTGCAGCAGCGCCTCAACTACGTGGGCTACTGGTGCGGCGGCGCGGACGGCGTCTTCGGCGCGCAGACCCAGCAGGCGGTCTATGCGCTGCAGAAGGCGTGGGGGCTCTACCGCGACGCCGTCGTCGGCCCGAACACCTGGGGCGTGGTCGGCTCCAATCAGCGCCGGCCGGCCCGCTACGGACCCGGCTACCGGATCGAGATCGACAAGGCGCGGCAACTGCTGCTCGTGGTGTGGGGCAACTCCGTGCGCTACACCCTCAACACCAGCACCGGATCCAACCAGCCGTTCTATTCGTGGGGCCGCTGGTACAACGGGCAGACGCCGAGCGGATCCTTCTCGGTCTTCCGCAAGGTGAACGGCTGGTCCAACGACGCGCTCGGATCGCTCTACCGGCCGCACTTCTTCAACGGCGCGATCGCCATTCACGGCGCGACCAGCATTCCGCCGTACAACGCCTCGCACGGGTGCTGCCGGCTGTCCACCTCGGCGCAGGACATGCTGATCGCGGGCGGCTACCTCACCATCGGCCGGTCGGTCGCGGTGTTCTAG
- a CDS encoding SPFH domain-containing protein produces MEPVLIVVAILVILVIVVVVKSVALIPQAEAAVIERLGRYTKTVSGQLTLLMPFIDRVRARVDLRERVVSFPPQPVITEDNLTVNIDTVVYFQVTDPRAAVYEINDYIVGVEQLTTTTLRNVVGGMTLEETLTSRETINAQLRGVLDEATGRWGLRVARVELKSIFPPPSIQESMEKQMKADREKRATILAAEGHREAAIKSAEGDKQSQILAAEGAKQAAILAAEADRQSQVLRAEGDRAAQYLQAQGEAKAIEKTFNAIRASKPTPELLAYQYLRTLPEMAKGEASKVWVVPTDFGSALQGFAKSFGTKGEDGTFRYEMPPSEDLAPVEDEDVAEWFKLTRDPAVAKAVADAEAVARQSADPEQETLAGRLAKRAAETPSPAAGQSGSGQPSQSGQPGQSGSGQSPDGQPEVSPETTAAQPRQGEPPQLQQGPPPAYPPQGVQLPGQPQPRHGDGTDHQS; encoded by the coding sequence ATGGAACCAGTCCTGATCGTCGTCGCGATCCTGGTGATCCTGGTGATCGTCGTGGTCGTGAAGTCCGTGGCGCTGATCCCGCAGGCCGAAGCCGCGGTGATCGAGCGGCTCGGGCGGTACACCAAGACCGTGTCGGGCCAGCTGACGCTGCTGATGCCGTTCATCGACCGCGTGCGCGCCCGGGTGGATCTGCGCGAACGGGTGGTGTCCTTCCCGCCGCAGCCGGTCATCACCGAGGACAACCTGACGGTGAACATCGACACCGTCGTCTACTTCCAGGTGACCGACCCCCGCGCCGCGGTCTATGAGATCAACGACTACATCGTCGGTGTCGAGCAGCTGACCACCACCACGCTGCGCAACGTCGTCGGCGGTATGACGCTGGAGGAGACCCTCACCTCACGCGAGACGATCAACGCCCAGCTGCGCGGCGTGCTCGACGAGGCGACCGGCCGCTGGGGCCTGCGCGTGGCCCGGGTGGAGCTGAAGTCGATCTTCCCGCCGCCGTCGATCCAGGAGTCGATGGAGAAGCAGATGAAGGCCGACCGCGAGAAGCGGGCGACCATCCTGGCGGCCGAGGGTCACCGCGAGGCCGCGATCAAGTCGGCCGAGGGTGACAAGCAGAGCCAGATCCTCGCCGCCGAGGGTGCCAAGCAGGCGGCGATCCTGGCCGCCGAGGCCGACCGGCAGTCGCAGGTGCTGCGCGCCGAGGGTGACCGTGCCGCCCAGTATCTCCAGGCGCAGGGTGAGGCCAAGGCGATCGAGAAGACGTTCAACGCGATCCGGGCGAGCAAGCCCACCCCGGAGCTGCTGGCCTACCAATACCTGCGCACGCTGCCCGAGATGGCCAAGGGCGAGGCGAGCAAGGTGTGGGTGGTGCCGACCGACTTCGGGTCGGCGCTGCAGGGCTTCGCCAAGTCGTTCGGCACCAAGGGCGAGGACGGCACCTTCCGTTACGAGATGCCGCCGTCGGAGGACCTGGCGCCGGTCGAGGACGAGGACGTCGCCGAGTGGTTCAAGCTGACCCGCGACCCGGCGGTCGCCAAGGCGGTCGCCGACGCCGAGGCGGTCGCGCGGCAGTCGGCCGACCCCGAGCAGGAGACCCTGGCCGGCCGGCTCGCCAAGCGCGCCGCCGAGACGCCGTCCCCGGCCGCGGGCCAGTCGGGATCGGGGCAGCCCAGCCAGTCCGGGCAGCCGGGGCAGTCGGGATCGGGCCAGTCGCCCGACGGTCAGCCGGAGGTCTCGCCCGAGACGACGGCCGCCCAGCCGCGCCAGGGTGAGCCGCCGCAGCTGCAGCAGGGGCCGCCCCCGGCATACCCGCCGCAGGGGGTGCAGCTGCCGGGCCAGCCGCAGCCCCGCCACGGCGACGGCACCGACCACCAGAGCTGA
- a CDS encoding enoyl-CoA hydratase-related protein, with protein sequence MTDAATDQPVVVEYAEGVATVRLNRPDAMNSLDIATKEALLAALQRVAADPEARCVVLTGTGRAFCVGQDLKEHVGLLAEGSESLFTTVAEHYNPIVELLSTMDKPVIAAVNGVAAGAGAAFTFACDLRLVSDAAGFNLAFAGIALSSDSGSSFWLPRLVGVAKAKELLLMPRTVKADEALQLGIATRVIPAGEFAAEVAQTARTLAAGPTRAYGAIRRAVEYSATHTLAESLAHEGQLMNDTGATADHKAAVDAFLAKEQPVFTGR encoded by the coding sequence ATGACCGATGCCGCCACCGACCAGCCCGTCGTCGTCGAGTACGCCGAGGGGGTGGCGACGGTCCGGCTCAACCGGCCGGACGCGATGAACTCCCTCGACATCGCCACCAAGGAGGCGCTGCTCGCGGCGCTGCAGCGGGTGGCCGCCGACCCGGAGGCGCGCTGCGTGGTGCTGACCGGCACCGGCCGCGCGTTCTGCGTCGGCCAGGACCTGAAAGAGCACGTCGGGCTCCTGGCAGAGGGCTCGGAGAGCCTGTTCACCACGGTCGCCGAGCACTACAACCCAATCGTGGAGTTGCTCTCGACCATGGACAAGCCGGTCATCGCTGCGGTCAACGGCGTCGCCGCCGGTGCCGGTGCGGCGTTCACCTTCGCCTGCGACCTGCGGCTGGTGAGCGACGCGGCCGGCTTCAACCTGGCGTTCGCCGGGATCGCCCTCTCCAGCGACTCCGGGTCGTCGTTCTGGCTGCCGCGGCTGGTCGGCGTGGCCAAGGCCAAGGAGCTGCTGCTGATGCCGCGGACCGTCAAGGCGGACGAGGCGCTGCAGCTCGGGATCGCGACCCGCGTCATACCTGCCGGCGAGTTCGCGGCCGAGGTGGCGCAGACGGCGCGCACGCTCGCCGCCGGGCCGACCCGGGCGTACGGCGCCATCCGGCGCGCGGTCGAATACTCGGCCACCCACACCCTCGCCGAGTCGCTCGCGCACGAGGGGCAGCTGATGAACGACACCGGCGCGACGGCCGACCACAAGGCAGCCGTCGACGCCTTCCTCGCCAAGGAGCAGCCGGTCTTCACCGGCCGGTGA
- a CDS encoding Mrp/NBP35 family ATP-binding protein has product MPIPSEDAVRDALATVQDPEIKRPITELNMVESVDISDSGKVTVTVLLTIAGCPMKTRLQTDTTEAVGKVEGVTDVEVRLGVMSDEQRAALKDQLRGGQAEKEIPFAKPGSLTRVFAVASGKGGVGKSSVTVNLAAALADSGLKVGVVDADIYGFSVPRMLGVERRPTQVDDMILPPDSHDVKVISIGMFVPGNQPVVWRGPMLHRALQQFLADVFWGDLDVLLLDLPPGTGDVAISVAQLIPNAEILVVTTPQQAAAEVAERAGAIALQTKQRVAGVIENMSWLELPDGTRQEIFGSGGGTAVAESLSKSVGAPVELLGQIPLDVTLREGADAGTPVVLGKPDSPAAVALRGIAKGLGTRARGLSGRSLGLTPTGR; this is encoded by the coding sequence ATGCCGATTCCCTCCGAGGACGCCGTCCGCGACGCGCTCGCGACCGTCCAGGACCCCGAGATCAAGCGACCGATCACCGAGCTCAACATGGTCGAGTCGGTCGACATCAGCGACAGCGGCAAGGTCACCGTGACCGTGCTGCTCACCATCGCCGGTTGTCCGATGAAGACCCGCCTGCAGACCGACACCACCGAAGCGGTCGGCAAGGTCGAGGGGGTCACCGACGTCGAGGTGCGCCTCGGGGTCATGTCCGACGAGCAGCGCGCGGCACTGAAGGACCAGCTGCGCGGCGGGCAGGCGGAGAAGGAGATCCCCTTCGCCAAGCCGGGTTCGCTCACCCGCGTCTTCGCCGTCGCATCCGGCAAGGGCGGCGTCGGCAAGTCGTCGGTGACCGTCAATCTCGCTGCGGCACTTGCGGATTCGGGCTTGAAAGTCGGTGTCGTCGACGCCGACATCTACGGCTTCTCGGTGCCGCGCATGCTCGGTGTCGAGCGTCGCCCGACGCAGGTCGACGACATGATCCTGCCGCCCGACAGCCACGACGTGAAGGTCATCTCGATCGGCATGTTCGTGCCCGGCAACCAGCCGGTCGTATGGCGCGGCCCCATGCTCCACCGGGCGCTGCAGCAGTTCCTCGCCGACGTCTTCTGGGGCGACCTCGACGTGCTGCTGCTCGACCTGCCGCCCGGCACCGGCGACGTCGCGATCTCGGTCGCGCAGCTGATCCCGAACGCCGAGATCCTCGTCGTCACCACCCCGCAGCAGGCGGCCGCCGAGGTCGCCGAGCGCGCCGGCGCCATCGCCCTGCAGACCAAGCAGCGGGTGGCCGGGGTCATCGAGAACATGTCGTGGCTGGAACTGCCCGACGGCACCCGTCAGGAGATCTTCGGCAGCGGCGGCGGCACCGCGGTCGCCGAATCGCTGTCGAAGTCGGTCGGCGCGCCCGTCGAGCTGCTCGGCCAGATCCCGCTCGACGTCACCCTGCGCGAGGGCGCGGACGCCGGCACCCCAGTCGTGCTCGGCAAGCCCGACTCCCCCGCCGCGGTCGCCCTGCGCGGCATCGCCAAGGGGCTCGGCACCCGCGCCCGCGGCCTGTCCGGCCGGTCGCTCGGCCTCACCCCGACCGGCCGCTGA
- a CDS encoding NfeD family protein has protein sequence MAAIVWFAAGVLLAAAEALSGDFVLLMLGGGALAAALAAWLGAPLWLTGVIFAIVSVGLVLGVRPVIKRHLLRSPGTRMGIDALRGEEATVLAAFGNTGGQIRLAGEIWSARPADEDDTFRTGETVVVHDIDGATAVVKRGD, from the coding sequence ATGGCAGCCATCGTGTGGTTCGCCGCGGGGGTTCTGCTGGCAGCAGCAGAGGCACTCAGCGGGGATTTCGTGCTGCTCATGCTGGGCGGCGGGGCACTCGCGGCGGCACTCGCCGCGTGGCTCGGCGCGCCGCTGTGGCTGACCGGTGTCATCTTCGCGATCGTGTCCGTCGGGCTGGTGCTCGGCGTACGCCCGGTGATCAAGCGGCACCTGCTGCGCTCACCGGGGACGCGGATGGGCATCGACGCGCTGCGGGGCGAGGAGGCGACCGTGCTCGCCGCCTTCGGCAACACCGGTGGCCAGATCCGGCTGGCCGGTGAGATCTGGTCGGCGAGACCCGCCGACGAGGACGACACGTTCCGCACCGGCGAGACGGTGGTCGTCCATGACATCGACGGCGCGACAGCCGTCGTGAAACGGGGAGATTGA
- a CDS encoding DUF1003 domain-containing protein: MAEEQAGRRGRETRLDQPREAVRRLLPRPRVDQESFGVWSEAFARWMGTAQFLVLMTLFVSIWLAWNTFMPPSAQFDPRAQNYTLLTLILSLQASYAAPLILLAQNRQDDRDRVAIESDRARDERNLADTEFLTREVASLRLAMRDTATRDFVRSELRSLLDEMEDRGYLRAHRPEDESAGASG, encoded by the coding sequence ATGGCCGAGGAGCAGGCCGGCCGCCGCGGCCGCGAGACCCGCCTGGACCAGCCGCGCGAGGCGGTGCGCCGTCTGCTGCCACGACCGCGCGTCGACCAGGAGTCGTTCGGGGTGTGGAGCGAGGCGTTCGCCCGGTGGATGGGCACGGCGCAGTTCCTCGTGTTGATGACGCTGTTCGTGAGCATCTGGCTGGCCTGGAACACGTTCATGCCGCCGAGCGCGCAGTTCGACCCGCGAGCGCAGAACTACACGCTGCTGACGCTGATCCTCAGCCTGCAGGCGTCGTATGCCGCTCCGCTCATCCTGCTCGCGCAGAACCGCCAGGACGACCGCGACCGGGTCGCGATCGAATCCGACCGGGCGCGCGACGAACGCAACCTGGCCGACACCGAGTTCCTCACCCGGGAGGTGGCCTCGCTGCGCCTCGCGATGCGGGACACCGCGACCCGCGACTTCGTGCGCTCGGAGCTGCGCTCCCTGCTCGACGAGATGGAGGACCGCGGTTACCTGCGGGCGCACCGGCCGGAGGACGAGTCGGCCGGGGCGAGTGGCTGA
- the sigE gene encoding RNA polymerase sigma factor SigE, with protein sequence MTDQLLRGAVKTEVPDVAPPGWEPPTWEEIVTEHSARVYRLAYRLTGNVHDAEDLTHDVFVRVFRSLHSYRPGTFEGWLHRITTNVFLDKMRRKQRIRFDALADDAAARLPSREGSPEQVYADAHFDDDVQRALDALAPDFRAAVVLCDIEGLSYEEIAATLDIKLGTVRSRIHRGRAQLREALAHRAPENRPARTRAATGGLTLSPAAGTR encoded by the coding sequence ATGACCGATCAACTGCTGCGGGGTGCAGTCAAGACCGAGGTGCCCGATGTGGCGCCGCCCGGCTGGGAGCCGCCGACGTGGGAGGAGATCGTCACCGAGCACTCCGCTCGCGTCTACCGTCTCGCCTACCGGCTGACCGGCAACGTGCACGACGCCGAGGACCTGACCCACGACGTGTTCGTGCGGGTCTTCCGGTCCCTGCACTCCTACCGCCCGGGCACCTTCGAGGGCTGGCTGCACCGCATCACCACCAACGTGTTCCTCGACAAGATGCGCCGCAAGCAGCGCATCCGCTTCGACGCGCTCGCCGACGACGCCGCCGCCCGGCTGCCCAGTCGCGAGGGCAGCCCCGAGCAGGTGTATGCCGACGCGCACTTCGACGACGACGTGCAGCGGGCGCTCGACGCGCTGGCGCCGGACTTCCGCGCCGCGGTCGTGCTCTGCGACATCGAGGGCCTGTCCTACGAGGAGATCGCCGCGACGCTCGACATCAAGCTCGGCACCGTGCGGTCGCGCATCCACCGCGGGCGCGCCCAGCTGCGCGAGGCGCTGGCCCACCGCGCGCCCGAAAACCGTCCCGCGCGCACCCGTGCCGCGACCGGCGGCCTCACCCTGTCCCCGGCGGCAGGCACGCGATGA
- a CDS encoding O-methyltransferase, with translation MSSMRPATWGYAEEFVPEPEIVEQARRRGEELGATPIGAGTGPALRMLAAAVGARAVVEVGTGAGVSGLWLLDGMPADGVLTTIDVKTEHQRAARQAYAEAGVAPGRTRIITGDALKVMSRLADGGYDLVLVDAHKPDYPAYVEAAQKLLRPGGLLVIDNMLWHDKVADPAVRDETTVLLRDLGKQLRDDPAWVTSLLPVGDGLLAAVRR, from the coding sequence ATGTCTTCCATGCGACCGGCGACCTGGGGGTATGCCGAAGAGTTCGTCCCCGAGCCAGAGATCGTCGAGCAGGCCCGCCGCCGCGGTGAGGAGCTGGGCGCGACGCCGATCGGCGCCGGCACCGGCCCGGCCCTGCGGATGCTGGCGGCGGCGGTCGGGGCGCGCGCGGTCGTCGAGGTCGGCACGGGAGCCGGTGTCTCCGGGCTGTGGCTGCTCGACGGCATGCCGGCCGACGGCGTGCTCACCACGATCGATGTGAAGACCGAGCACCAGCGCGCCGCGCGGCAGGCGTATGCCGAGGCCGGCGTCGCACCCGGCCGCACCCGGATCATCACCGGCGACGCGCTGAAGGTCATGTCGCGCCTCGCCGACGGCGGCTACGACCTGGTGCTGGTCGATGCGCACAAGCCCGACTACCCCGCCTACGTGGAGGCGGCCCAGAAGCTGCTGCGCCCGGGTGGCCTGCTCGTGATCGACAACATGCTCTGGCACGACAAGGTGGCCGACCCGGCGGTGCGGGACGAGACGACCGTGCTGCTGCGCGACCTCGGCAAGCAGTTGCGCGACGACCCTGCCTGGGTGACGAGCCTGCTGCCGGTCGGCGACGGGCTGCTGGCCGCAGTGCGCCGCTGA
- a CDS encoding aminopeptidase P family protein, protein MSEKQAKSQVRGQQLPDVFREYMRTGWAPREAQSPERAQVADHAARRRDEVSRQFPGERLVIPAGGLKVRSNDTDYVFRPHSAFAHLTGFGSDREPDAVLVLEPRDGGGHDAVVYFRPLAGRDSDNFFADGRYGEFWVGPRATLGDVEAEFGISARHLDEFADAVAKDAGEIGVRVVRDADAEVTATVDQVRATEGEAQDATETRTEADEELARFLSTLRMVKDEYEIEQLRQAVAATGHGFEAVISELAEAVRRGRGERWAEGVFGLYARHEGNGVGYDSICASGDHANTLHWTRNTGDLREEDLLLIDAGVELDSLYTADITRTLPVSGKFSEAQRRVYDAVYAAQQAGIEAVKPGNKFSDVHAAAMKVIAEHIAEWDMLPDGVDLELTLDAEKGQFHRRWMVHGTSHHLGIDVHDCALALREDYMDADLEPGMVLTVEPGLYFKADDELVPQELRGIGVRIEDDVLVTEDGHDVLSGHLPRTADDVEAWIERVQARVQAAKG, encoded by the coding sequence GTGAGTGAGAAGCAAGCCAAGTCGCAGGTTCGAGGTCAACAGTTGCCGGACGTCTTCCGGGAGTACATGCGCACCGGGTGGGCGCCGCGCGAGGCGCAGAGCCCGGAGCGGGCGCAGGTGGCCGACCACGCGGCGCGGCGGCGTGACGAGGTGTCGCGGCAGTTCCCGGGCGAACGCCTCGTCATACCTGCCGGTGGGCTGAAGGTGCGCAGCAACGACACCGACTACGTCTTCCGGCCGCACTCGGCCTTCGCGCACTTGACCGGTTTCGGCAGCGACCGCGAGCCGGACGCCGTGCTCGTGCTCGAACCCCGTGACGGTGGCGGTCACGACGCGGTCGTCTACTTCCGGCCGCTCGCCGGGCGCGACTCCGACAACTTCTTCGCCGACGGCCGCTACGGGGAGTTCTGGGTCGGCCCGCGGGCGACGCTCGGGGACGTCGAGGCGGAGTTCGGCATCAGCGCCCGACATCTCGACGAGTTCGCCGACGCGGTCGCCAAGGACGCCGGTGAGATCGGGGTGCGGGTGGTCCGCGACGCCGACGCCGAGGTGACCGCCACGGTCGACCAGGTCCGGGCGACCGAGGGCGAGGCGCAGGACGCGACCGAGACCCGCACGGAGGCCGACGAGGAGCTGGCGCGTTTCCTGTCGACCCTGCGCATGGTCAAGGACGAGTACGAGATCGAGCAGCTGCGCCAGGCCGTCGCGGCGACCGGCCACGGTTTCGAGGCCGTCATCTCCGAGCTGGCCGAGGCGGTACGCCGCGGGCGCGGCGAGCGCTGGGCGGAGGGCGTCTTCGGCCTCTACGCCCGCCACGAGGGCAACGGCGTCGGCTACGACTCGATCTGCGCGTCCGGCGACCACGCCAACACGCTGCACTGGACCCGCAACACCGGCGACCTGCGCGAGGAGGACCTGTTGCTGATCGATGCCGGCGTCGAGCTGGACTCCCTCTACACCGCCGACATCACCCGCACCCTGCCGGTGAGCGGGAAGTTCAGCGAGGCTCAGCGCAGGGTGTACGACGCGGTGTACGCCGCGCAGCAGGCCGGCATCGAGGCGGTCAAGCCCGGCAACAAGTTCTCCGACGTGCACGCGGCCGCGATGAAGGTCATCGCCGAGCACATCGCCGAGTGGGACATGCTGCCCGACGGTGTCGACCTGGAGCTCACCCTCGACGCGGAGAAGGGGCAGTTCCACCGCCGCTGGATGGTGCACGGCACCAGCCACCACCTCGGCATCGACGTGCACGACTGCGCGCTCGCCCTGCGCGAGGACTACATGGACGCGGACCTGGAGCCCGGCATGGTGCTGACGGTCGAGCCCGGTCTCTACTTCAAGGCCGACGACGAGCTGGTGCCGCAGGAGTTGCGCGGCATCGGCGTGCGCATCGAGGACGACGTGCTGGTCACCGAGGACGGCCACGACGTGCTGTCCGGTCACCTGCCGCGGACCGCGGACGACGTCGAGGCATGGATCGAGCGGGTACAGGCGCGGGTACAGGCGGCCAAGGGCTGA
- a CDS encoding magnesium transporter MgtE N-terminal domain-containing protein, which translates to MLVSSRVFVARIAGLTVLDPLGDRVGRVRDVVVTFAGSQPRAIGLVTEVPGKRRVFVPMTRVTSIDAGAVITTGLVNMRRFEQRASETLVLAELFDRQVEVRTDGEQFTGVVEDVAIEQNARRDWVLVKVFVRETGGSASAMSRLTRRRTGRTMLVDARDVTGLHLQAAAQSAERLLETYDDLRVADLAEVIHDLNPKRRAEVAAALDDNKLADVLEELPGDDQVEILAGLDTERAADVLEAMEPDDAADLLSDLPSDQAEQLLQLMEPDEAAPLRRLLTYDENTAGGLMTTEPVVLGPEATIAEALAVVRREELAPALASAVFVCRPPLETPTGRFIGVVHTQRLLREPPHTPVGQIVDKTIEPVADSAPLGEVTRLLATYNLVSLPVVDEPGRLLGAVTVDDVLDHILPEDWREARHDVRAGDAARTTGKAV; encoded by the coding sequence TTGCTGGTGAGCAGCCGAGTCTTCGTCGCCAGAATCGCCGGACTCACCGTGCTGGACCCGCTCGGCGACCGGGTCGGCCGGGTCCGGGACGTCGTCGTCACCTTCGCCGGCAGTCAGCCGCGGGCGATCGGCCTGGTCACCGAGGTGCCGGGCAAGCGCCGGGTCTTCGTGCCGATGACCCGGGTGACCAGCATCGACGCCGGTGCCGTGATCACCACCGGTCTGGTCAACATGCGCCGATTCGAGCAACGCGCCTCCGAAACTCTCGTGCTGGCAGAGCTTTTCGACCGTCAGGTCGAGGTGCGCACCGACGGCGAGCAATTCACCGGGGTCGTCGAGGACGTGGCGATCGAGCAGAACGCCCGCCGCGACTGGGTGCTGGTGAAGGTGTTCGTCCGGGAGACGGGCGGCTCGGCGTCGGCGATGTCCCGGCTCACCCGACGCCGCACCGGCCGCACCATGCTGGTCGACGCCCGCGACGTCACCGGGCTGCACCTGCAGGCGGCCGCGCAGAGCGCCGAGCGTCTCCTCGAGACCTACGACGACCTGCGCGTCGCCGACCTGGCCGAGGTGATCCATGACCTCAACCCCAAGCGGCGCGCCGAGGTGGCCGCCGCGCTCGACGACAACAAGCTCGCCGACGTCCTCGAGGAGCTGCCCGGCGACGACCAGGTGGAGATCCTCGCCGGGCTCGACACCGAGCGTGCGGCCGACGTGCTGGAGGCGATGGAGCCCGACGACGCGGCCGACCTGCTGTCGGACCTGCCGTCCGACCAGGCCGAGCAGCTCCTGCAGCTGATGGAGCCCGACGAGGCGGCTCCGTTGCGCCGGCTGCTCACCTACGACGAGAACACCGCCGGTGGTCTGATGACCACCGAGCCGGTCGTGCTCGGCCCGGAGGCGACAATCGCCGAGGCGCTCGCCGTCGTACGCCGGGAGGAGCTCGCCCCGGCACTGGCCTCGGCGGTGTTCGTCTGCCGTCCCCCGCTGGAGACCCCGACCGGCCGGTTCATCGGCGTCGTACACACCCAGCGACTGCTGCGCGAACCGCCGCACACCCCGGTGGGGCAGATCGTCGACAAGACCATCGAGCCGGTGGCCGACTCCGCGCCGCTCGGCGAGGTGACGCGGCTGCTCGCGACCTACAACCTGGTCAGCCTGCCCGTGGTCGACGAGCCGGGCCGGCTGCTCGGCGCGGTGACGGTCGACGACGTGCTGGACCACATCCTTCCCGAGGACTGGCGCGAGGCGCGTCACGACGTGCGCGCCGGTGACGCCGCCCGGACGACCGGAAAGGCGGTCTGA
- a CDS encoding preprotein translocase subunit TatA: MLGISGWEFLILAVLAAALIGPDRLPEYVAKLRTYIRQMRDMADGAKTQLKDQMGPEFQDINWRAYDPRQYDPRKIVRDALFDPEPDPAAELAGPDGVAAPQDFATPPPAYDLHKFDPDRATPFDYDAT; the protein is encoded by the coding sequence ATGTTGGGCATCAGTGGATGGGAATTCCTCATCCTCGCTGTGCTGGCCGCAGCCCTGATCGGGCCGGACCGGTTGCCGGAGTATGTCGCCAAGCTGCGCACCTACATCCGCCAGATGCGGGACATGGCCGACGGCGCCAAGACGCAGCTGAAGGACCAGATGGGTCCGGAATTCCAGGACATCAACTGGCGGGCCTACGACCCGCGGCAGTACGACCCGCGCAAGATCGTCCGGGACGCGCTGTTCGACCCCGAACCCGACCCGGCCGCCGAGCTGGCCGGACCGGACGGCGTTGCCGCGCCGCAGGACTTCGCCACGCCGCCCCCGGCATACGACCTGCACAAGTTCGACCCGGACCGGGCCACCCCGTTCGACTACGACGCGACCTGA